A window from Vigna angularis cultivar LongXiaoDou No.4 chromosome 7, ASM1680809v1, whole genome shotgun sequence encodes these proteins:
- the LOC108336237 gene encoding protein LIGHT-DEPENDENT SHORT HYPOCOTYLS 6 yields the protein MDAAAGAAPTPTVPDAPPEGSAALVQAEGSAAQAAPSRYESQKRRDWNTFLQYLRNHKPPLTLARCSGAHVIEFLKYLDQFGKTKVHISGCPYFGHPNPPAPCACPLKQAWGSLDALIGRLRAAFEENGGRPESNPFATRAVRIYLREVREAQAKARGIPYEKKKRKRTTTTISSTVTTATVSTVTTSTSNNPTNGAGVSLPSSDVPTATTPNVTTTATTSV from the coding sequence atGGACGCTGCAGCAGGTGCAGCGCCAACGCCCACCGTGCCCGACGCTCCGCCGGAGGGATCAGCAGCGCTGGTACAGGCCGAGGGGTCGGCGGCACAGGCGGCACCCAGCCGCTACGAGTCGCAGAAGCGGCGAGACTGGAATACGTTCTTGCAGTACCTGCGGAACCACAAGCCGCCATTGACGTTGGCGCGGTGCAGTGGCGCGCACGTGATCGAGTTTCTCAAGTACCTCGACCAGTTCGGGAAGACTAAGGTGCATATTTCGGGGTGTCCTTATTTCGGACACCCCAACCCTCCGGCCCCTTGCGCCTGCCCTCTCAAGCAGGCCTGGGGCAGCCTCGACGCCCTAATTGGACGACTCAGGGCGGCCTTTGAAGAAAACGGAGGCCGTCCCGAGTCCAATCCCTTCGCCACTCGGGCCGTCCGAATTTACCTCAGAGAGGTAAGGGAAGCCCAGGCCAAAGCCCGTGGAATTCCCTACGAGAAGAAGAAGCGCAAGAGAACCACAACCACTATCTCTTCCACTGTCACCACCGCCACCGTTTCTACTGTAACCACCAGTACTTCTAATAACCCTACTAACGGAGCAGGCGTTAGTCTACCTTCTTCTGATGTTCCTACTGCCACCACTCCTAATGTTACTACTACTGCCACTACTTCCGTATAG